CCTGCGAAAAGTCCTGCCAgttgaggagcaggagatgTACTGCtatctccaccaccgccgcttTCGCTACTGCTTCGTAATCGGTTGGCCGAAGGAACAGGGGGTGCCAGGCCACTTGGTTTGGGCATgccaggaacaggaggtGCACTTGCAACTGGAGGTGCAGCTGATTTAACTCCTCCTCCCGCAATCATGGGCGCCGATCTGTCATTTGTGACGGTCTTCTTCAGTTTGGTTCCTTTCGTGATATCTGAAAGAAGAGCGCTCTACCAGGACATTAGCAGAGGAACTtgggaagacaagaaaacGGGTTTCCAGCTGACCCTATCTTTAACTTCACCTTTCGCTGGCCGACTCGGCAGACTCCCAGAcggaggtgggggaggaggagggcctCCCATCCCtccaggcggcggcggaggtggtggtggtggaggcaTCTTGGTTCGAGGAGCAGTAATTTAAAGGATAAAGACAATCCAGTCTGAGATGTGTAGGAATGAAATAAAAGGAGGATGGGTTCAATCCCCCGTAAGACTAAAGATCATCTGACGATCGTTAATCTTCGGCGATGGCAGCCTTTGGAGGAAGTAGGTACGTCAGGCAGCTGAGTTAGTGAAGAACGGAGATGAGGTAGGGGCGGTGCTCCTCCAGTGTGCTGACTGTCTCCGCTTTTTCATGGTCAGGTCTACCAACTCCATCAAAAAGACAGAGCAGACTCAGTCTTGACCCCGCGAACTCTCCCATCTCGCCATGAAGGGCTTGAATCTTAGCGGCCAGAAGACTTTTAGGTCTCAAGCTCTGGTTTGTCAATTTTGCCAACTACCTACCAGGCCAATTGCCCGTCAAGCGCCGTTTGCGCGATACTACTCATTCTCGACGACAACCGCTTCCCGCCCCCAATCGAGACAATTGCGGCCAAAGAAGGATTCAAGAAATTCATGGATCACTAACAGGCTTACACCTGGCCGATTGGCATCGACTTCATCGAAcacatcttcctccttcgaCCCAGAGACGTCCTTGCGACAAGTCTCCTATGAGTCTTCCGAACTTCTCAAGCTCGACTCCGTACCCTCCAACGAGTCAGTTGTGAAGCTTTTACAGAGATGTGAACAAATAGCAGAGGCTCTTGTTAGCCGCGAACAAGACAAAGTCGAGAAGTCTCCTTCCGCTCGAGAAGAGGGAAGTGCAATCTCCTCGTTactggatctggaggaaAAGAACGCATCAAAGAAACATTTCAGATCAATCCGCGACGCGCAACCCCGACTAGCCGAGTCACTGTCGCAGATCGTTACAGGGCTTCTCAAGGACGAAAAAGTCTTTATTTCGCCAGAAGCAATGGCATGCTACACCAAGATTCACACCCTTTTGAAGATGGCCGACCATTTTCCCGAGATGTTCTACCTGTACGCCCACAAGCCAGTTCCCGAGGAGAACAGTTCCCCTGTCAAATACCACAAGGCAAATCCCAAGAGCGTGAACAGCGCCATTCCCACCGAACTTGCCAACATGGCCCTGGACATTGCCATCGAACAGCGAAATCTCCCGCTCGTCCTGGCCATCATCGATAACACCTTTTGCGCCCCGGCATTCCACCGTGCAAAGCTCTTCAAGAAAGCTGCTGTGCCACTAGGCGGTCTTGCAGCCACGCCAGCCGCGTGTTACGCCATCGCTTCCTGGGCCTCTAGTTTGCAAACCACCATGGATCCCAGCACAGCGACGGGCATTGCCTTCGCGGCCACCCTCGCCTATGTCGGAGGCACATCGTCGATCGGCCTTTTGGCTATTACATCGGCTAACGACCAAATGGAAAGGGTTGTCTGGCAGCCTGGAGTTCCCTTACGACATCGTTGGCTGCGAGAGGAGGAGCGTGCCGCACTGGATAGGGTTGCCGTCGCTTGGGGGTTCAAGGATATCTACATGaggggcgaggaggagggagaagagtGGGACAGCCTGCGTGAGTTTATCGGTATGAGAGGGATGATACTTGACAAGACGGACCTTATGCCCGGAATGCAGTAACTTTTTACCCTACTTTATCCCACTTGTATATTTATCTTTACGGACGGTACTGTTTATGTTCTCTATGCAGCGGACGTATATCCTAGAATAGATGAAGATTGGAACATGTGCAGTATGCCAGCACACACTACGGAATTCCCGAAAAAAAGATTTAGGTACCAGTCGTGGACATCACATTTCCTATCTATGGCATATACAATCCCACATCTGAGCGCCTAAAAACCCCTGTCACAAAGCTAATTGCGCAGAGAATCTAGTAGAGACGCTTGGGGGGAGACATGGTAGCCTTGAGGACAAGGCTGCCAACGTTCTGCCAACCCTTCTTCAGCAGGGAGACGAGGTAGTTGATGGCCAGCATGACGTTGGCGACGAGCTCTTCCTTGGTCATGCCGACGTTGCCAACGGCAACACCGAGGCAGAGAACCTTCTTGAGCTGGAACTTGATGGTAGACTTGATCTCGGTGACCTTGTTGGCCATGTCCTCGCTGTGAGAGACGGGGGTAGGGAATTTACCAGCTGCGCCGAGTTAGCATTTGCTAGAGGCTATGCCGCGCGCTGGGCGTTCTGCGGGAACCGAAGATACGTACCCTTGGACAGACCGGGACCCAGGAGACGAGGAATCTGCTTGATGAGGGTGTCGGAAGCAAGGAAAGCATCGTACTTGCGAGCCAGCTTCTtgatgagcttcttgttcttgttgagcttcttcaggtCATCAGCGGACATGGCATCGATGCCGTGGTGCTTGGCACGGTCGAGATCGTGCTGGTCACCAAGAACACTACAGACAACACCGTCAGCAACCCTTAGTCCCATAACTTGTGCGTTACCTCATCCTTCTCCCGATGATGCGCATCAAGACATTCCACCGAAGGATCGGTCGGTCGGCAAAGTTGACGTACCAGATGGTCATGTTGGGGCGGGGAACGGTGGGCAGCTTGATGGTGCCAGAGAAACGCTTGTCACGCTGGGGGTCGTAGTTCTTCAGACCGATCTGAAGCTCGACGGTCTCGAGGaagtttctcttcttctcattctgaGAGTAGTTGAGCAGCTGCTCGACATTCTCGCGCACTCCGGCTGTAACCAGGAGACATATTAGTTGCAGCTTCCCAAAAGAAGCCAGTTAAATTCTGATGCATACCGACTGTGATCTTAGACATCTTGCTGACAGTCTTCCAAAAGAATAACTCTTATGGTGTGGCTCTGCGCTGAATATCGGTGCAAGGACGAGAGAAAAAGCCTGCGGCTCGCTATCCGCCTTGAGAAAATCCCGTTCTCCGCTTGTGGGTGTGGATGGCACTAGCCTGATTGAGGCCTAGGTTTGCCCTAACGAAATTTCCAATTACTAAGCTGTGAATAAGCTTATGCGCATAAACAACTGTCTATGGACTCTATCTGTGGCGTTTATACTGATCATACTTCATCTTCACAACAACTTACCACTTTGGGTGTTCGAGAGCATGCAAGGAATCGATAGCGCCTTAGTAAACTCTAGAAGACCGTGATCGCCCAGGATGGTCTACCAGCCTCTGAACAAGCGAGCCATTTCAGCTGGCTGCTTCTTGCACAAAATGTCAACGTCGAAAGCAAACGGCAAGCAAAACTGAGACCATAATCTTGGAATGCATCCTTAATATTCTCTGACTTATCCTATAGTGCAGTCGTGTATGGCTCTGTAACCATTGTCAGGCAAGAAAAATTGCCCACCTATGTAAATTTGAGCCGAAGAAAGTGTTGAAGGCGAGTAAAACAGCTGTCAATGGTTCGAGGTTCGCATTGGATGTGATCATTCCGTCCATCCTCAGCTGAGAATTGTTAGGCGAGCGATCTTGTTCGTGATATTAGCGTTGACAAAGGGAAATTACTTCCACCGTGGCTGGGCTCGCTGTCGAGGAGAGTAAAGAGAACTTCGACAGTCGTAGTCATTCGTCAGAAAGGCGCCAATTGtgagcatcatcatcgactaGACATGTATAAGTGTATTTCTAATGCACGACTTCCAGAATTCGGCAGAGAAATGAGGCGACCTCTGTGATGTATCCTGTCTAGTTGGGACTGCTAAGTTCCTTCGCGTCTGTTTAGGCTTAAAGGCTCACTTATGAAGGCAAATGTCCCTCATTCTATTGCGCCCTTTTATTACTAACAACACTTACTGCTCCTTTGAAGAACCCAATTTGAGATTAGAAAGCGGCCTTACTGAAGCAGACATGCCCTCGCCCATAGTCCACATCGTGCTCCAATGCCAACTTGGTCAGGCATTGTCCAAATACCGGGGGTGATGGGTGGAACAATGACCCACGCAATCACCTTCACCGTTCAACAAGAGACCGAGAAACCGCTTGCTTCATTCCGCCTGCTTATAGGCTTGTCAATCCTGACATGCAATAGGACCATGAGGACCATGATTACAAGTATGGGGAGGTGCAACGCGCATACTATTGCCTATATGGTCATGCTTATGCCATTGAAACAATGTCTCACAAGAGACGTACATCAAGACTCCTCCTCTAGCGAGAAAATCCTCCAGCCCACTGCCATTGACATTGCACTGAAATTGGTCAGGGGGGCTCGCCAGCTCCGTGATAGCATGTTGCCCCTACATGCCAATCTTTATTCTGCCCCGTCCACCATATTTAATACAGCCGTCAGCCCATGTTCAGCCATCATCCGCGACCAGGGACGATGCCTCATGCAGCGAGACGAGGCTATTGAAGCAATCAGCGCGACGCTGGGCACACTGGAACAGATCAGCCACAGCACGAAAACTGCCGCAACATGCTACTTAGTGCTCTCAAAACTTGTGAACAAGCTTTCTTTAGCATCAGAGGAGGAATTGATCCTTCGCTCCGAGTCATCTGACAGCCCACTTAGAGGTAGAGGGGTCAAGGCTCCCTGTGATTCTCAGTTAACTCTGGATGCGGTCCCCACCATCGACTTTGGCATAATAGCATCTGCAGCTCGTAGATGGACACAGTTCTGAGATGTATATTTCCACAATGCCAGGCTGTCCCTCCCTGGAACCGCTGACACCTCCGTCCTCCGACCCTCAGGAGCTTTTCAACGTGGATCTTGGAGAATTAGGCCAGATCTGGGATTTGAAGAACCTCGGTCTTGATTTTCCGCAGGCCTTAACTGCTTAGATTATACGGCATTGTCTGCTTGTGAGCTTCCTTATCTGTACTAGGCAGAGACCGGGAACCATACCAGCTGGCGCTCTGCCTGCTATTGAGAGCACATATGATCACCATCAAAGTTGTCTACATAGATTGCATACCATTGTGGCTTGATATCGCATTGAAACTACAGTGGACATGCTTGACTGTCGGATCATGAATATGATCTTCTGCAATATATACATAAAGGGACGTCGAACGAGCTCATCTTGTGCTTTAGTCCCTGTAGAAGTTTCGGGCGTCCTGACCTGTTTAGTGCGTCCCTGCGTGAAGAATCAGAGCGGTGCCCCTCTCCTAAATATGCTCCAAGGTAGCATGTAGCCACTCTGATTTTTGACTTTAGTCATAATATAGCTGCAGTTTGaagctatatatatatacgCCAACCACACGACACACTGACACCACTTTCAAGAGCATACTGTAACCTATAAACAAGTCAACATCTTGGCCATATCAGAAAGAAACATCCAATACACATACATTACGTCGCTGTATTCATGTTAAGCTGCACTTCAATAATTTCAAGAACAGtgatcagcagcagcatgaACATGCCATAGTTGGGAGCATCCCCATGTGGAAACCAACAGGTCAGCTGCACACAAAAACATCAAAATCAAGTGATCCTAATGACCAATTCGTGCATTCTGTAATACATCGATTCGCGGGGATATCAGGGTCAGTCGACAGCCACATGAGGGCTGCTATCTACAAGGTTATTGTTAGGCGCTGGCTGGGCGCTTAACCTGGATCTGGTATTAATATGGGATGCCACTTGAGCTTGACTTGTGTGTCTCTTGCTCAGTTCACTCATTTCGTGCTTCATCCAGTGCGGTGATTATTTGGTACTTAGGATTATAGAGCTACAGAGGCAACTGGAAACAGCATGTCCAGCTCATCACCGAGTAACGACCAAAGCCCTTACGAGTACTACGCGAGCTTTACAGATCGACCAAGCCTTCAGAATATATTTCGCGATATTGATGAAGAGTCTTGTTTTAATGCGTATAATAGACGATTACGAGATTCACAGACGCAGAATTTCGTGCTGGATTTCGGGAATGAGGATGCCTGGTGTGCGATGAATTTGAGCCACGAGGACTTCAGCCTATTGTTGCGGAAGCCGGTAAGTCGCATTCGCATTTTTATAAACCATGGACAAGTGTTGATATGTGAGCGTCAGAAACCAAATTGCTTTGGGACTAGGTGGATGTGAGTTACTGTCCGTCGTCCAGGTATTGATACTGACGACGTCTGGTCGAAGTAATATTTGGGCCCCAGAGGAACAGAAAAACGTGATCAAGGTGCGTCGGAGATGCCATACAAGAGTACAGCACACTGATGGTCTAGGAAATTACGAGCTACTACGGCGTTTCGGAGAGGCTACAGGGGATGATGTGTACTGATCCCGTAACAGCTCCGCCCAAAGCTCCAGCACCCGTGCAGTCTCTGAGGGCTAGCTTCCACAGAAGCATTGATCGATCGCATCGTCCTCGCATGGAAGATCTCGAGGAGGCCGTTTCGTTGAAGTTCTTATCGGATCCAGACGACATCCAAAACGCAGCTTCGTTCCGAGGCCTTACGTTTGCCCATGTCACAAACCAGATTTGGCACTTTTGCTCGGTGGACCACGGGCCCCGATGTAAACTCTGACACTCTCATTATCTCATATGCAGGCGCTGACTAGATCCAGACACTTGTGTTGGGTATAACTCGTTATACGTGGTTCCAAACGTTGGTATATCAAACGGGAGAGACCTGCCTGATGGGAAGAGACTATGGTCCTGGTTAATCCTTTGCAATGATGGTGCGGACAAACCTAGCACAATTGTGGCCACAATTGCTGACGAACCCAGGGACTGTGGTATCGATCCAAGAGAACCCGTATCCCCGAATATCAGAGCCAAGACCAGAATCAGAAGTCAAGTCGGTCTTGGGAGTCGTGCGCAGAAACGTGCAGTTAATATTCTCAGGTGCTTCCAAGCAGCACTCTGCTTCATCCGAAAGTGACTCATTGGTCACCATTCGAGTGCGAGCGTCTAATGGCTCTCATTCGGATCACGTCAGTATACATCAGGACGATGGCCCTGGCCTGCTTTTCTACTACATCTTCGATGACTGGGTGACGAGTTATGCTCTGATTGCAAAGCGTGAGCATAAGTATGGAGTCTTGCTGGATCGACTGGTAAGAATCGCTTGTTGCAGAAGGGTAGGTCGCGCTCAGATACTAATCTAGGGGAACAGAGAGAGGATATGTTGAACAAACCGGCCGTCGACTTGGTAAATGAATTGCATTGGTTGGGTAGAAGACTGGCAGTCCTACGACGCCTGTACCAGAGTTACGAGCTCATTCTAATGCGCGTGCTTCAGAGACAGCGCTTGCTGCGCGATGAGGCACGCTCAAGACATCCGAGAATGCCACCTGGGCATGTCATTCAGAGTGAATCAGAATTGCCGAGCAATTGCGAAAACACTGTAGGCGTGCGATTAAACTCTGCAGCCATTGCTCGCTTCGAAAGATTGCTTGATCGCATCAAGCTGTATTGCTTGACTGAGATTGACGCCTGTTTGACAGAGAAAGAGTCTCTCACGTTCCTGGTCAGCGAGcacctcttctccttcaaatGTACTGACTTGTTGACGAGTTAGTGCAGAATTTCAACTTGATCGCCTTGAAAGATTCACAggctgtcgagaagctgaCGAGAATCACCATTCTGCTGGCGAAAATCACAATTCTTTTCTTGCCAGTCAGCTTGATGACGGCGTACTTTTCGACCGAACTCAGAGGCGTCAAAGGAGTGTACACGCAGACCGAATATTGGATCAGCTTCGCAGTCATCATGGTCCTGTCATTGCTGGTCCTTGTTCTCTTTGGTTACGCCAGCGGCACCATTGAGGGCAGACCGATCTATCAGTCATTGTCGCGAACattcatctcctcatccaagGACAAACTCGGGCATCAGCGAAAGCATGTGGACTAGATTTCATGCACAAGGCATGCAAAGTCGATCGAATTTGAGAAATGGTGCTCGTAATTTTCGATATCAGATACAGCCAGATCTACCTGCATTCATGGCTGCTTCTGATTATGACGCGTAGATAGAGTGGCCCCCTGTGGGTTTTCATTACCACTGAGCTCTGGGTATCAGGAGCCAACCACTAACCTGGAATTGCGGCGATGAGATAATAATGTGCACTAATAACACGTTACCTACTTTTAGGGACACGAGACAGGGCACATTTGCGAATTGCGATAGATACTGGGCCCAGTGCCACCCGAAGCGATCCACTGGGACGGGGCTGATTCAAGAGCCAACCCGGGAACCTATCAGAAAGGGACCAGACCCAGAATGTCTGGACTTTGTGCCCTTTGTATTTGGGGCCTGGAAGTATGCAGCaaaaggggaaaggaacAAATGGCTTGACTATGAGCAGGAATAGGCATCAATGAAGTGAATTCTGAGCAAGGAGCTCATTTGATGGTCAACAGTGATAGTCGGTATATGATCACTCTCACTATCATCACTGCCCTGAAAAGCGCCGGTCTTAGTGCGCCAATAGACGGGAAACACCGTGTCCTCTTTATGTGGCCAGGCAGAGAAGATTCAAGAAGCGTGGTATAAGGGGAAAAGTAGTGGACAAGAACGTCCAGTTCTCGTTCTCATAGAGAGTCATTATTATTGTTCAAGAGGAGAATCAAATGAATTTTGACTCCATCTAGAGTCTCTAATAAATCGAAAGGtactctactctgtactgaGTATTGTGATTCTGGTGGTTTCGTTAGTGACGGAAGCTACGCCGGCGGCTGAATTTCTCGACCTGGCATTTTTGCACCCAAAAATTCCAACACCGACAAAACAAGACTGGCTCAGACACAAGACACAGGCACAGACTGAGAGAGAAGCGTGGTCTGCCTGCTACTCCATCCTACCTTACCTTAATTCTATCTAtcgatcatcatcatcatcatcaccacaaTCATCACCCTTACACTCGGGTATCCACGTTTTgtttttccttctccagcttcttctgtgtTGGTAAGTCTGCCCTTGTTAGATTTCtctttttattttctcttcgaCTTACTTCCCTTCTTTTcgcccctcctcccctctctcCCTTTCCCACTCACTCCCCTGAACTCTACCAACTCACCGTTATTCCCCGGTGTGAATTACACCCCTCGTTCTCAAGTCACCCCATACCAAGACCCCGtgtctttttgttcttttgcATCTGGGTCTTCAACTCCTTGTCTCTGCCTATTCTGTTATACTCTTTGTTATAAATCAAACAGACCGAAAACTTTCTTTCGATTGACTGACCTCATTGTCGCGCTCCCCTTAGACTCGTTTACGCCACCGCCAGCATGGGTCTCACCTTCTCGAAGCTGTTCGATAGACTATGGGGTCGAAAGGAGATGCGAATCCTGATGGTTGGTCTTGACGCCGCCGGAAAGACCACCATCCTGTATAAGCTGAAGCTGGGTGAAATCGTCACCACTATTCCCACGATTGGTCAGTCGTCCACTCTCGCTAGTTCAGGTCGTCCTTCGGTCAATCACGCTGGATAATCTTCGTCGTTGTTCCCACGTGCGGGAAGGTAGCTGTTGCTGACATTGGTTTGCTTGTCAAGGTTTCAACGTCGAGACCGTCGAGTATAAGAACATTCAGTTCACCGTGTGGGACGTCGGTGGTCAGGACAAGATCCGTCCTCTCTGGAGACActacttccagaacacccaGGGTATCATTTTCGTCGTCGATAGCAACGATCGCGACCGTATTGTCGAGGCCCGGGAAGAGTTGCAGCGCATGTTGAACGAAGACGAACTCCGTGACGCTCTACTCCTTGTTTTCGCCAACAAGCAAGATCTGCCTGTATGAGATCCATGGTGCGCGTGTGTATCAGTGCGATACTAATTTGAACTTTTTAGAACGCCATGAGCCCCGCCGAGATCACCCAGCAGCTTGGTCTGCAAAGTCTCACCCGTCGTGCTTGGGTAAGTTGGCTTGACTGCCAATGCAGGTCCTCCACAGTCTACTAATCTATGTTTAGTACATCCAATCTACCTGCGCCACCACCGGTGACGGTCTGTACGAAGGTCTGGAATGGCTGGCCGATGCGTTGAGGAAATCGAACAACTCTTAGAATGTTATAATACGACGAGAGGAAGAAACCCCGAAACTGTGACGAGGAGTTGCGCGGATGATGGTTGGGGGACCAGGGCCGGCAAAGACACCTTGCATACAAAAGGGATTTGCTTCTTGGTGGTATTTGTATGTTCTCTAACGGCTCTTCATTCCTCTATGCTATTAGCTTTTATTTCTTCTTTCGTCCCGGCGTCGATTCCAACAAATACTCCTTTGTGCCTTTGAAAAACCATTTTTTCATCTGTTGTTCATGTCCTCGAGAGTTAAGGCTGGCTCGACGTTTATGATCCATCCAGAATGGCTATGTTTCACTAAACATATTGATAGGTGTCTGAAGTAGATGAAATGAATCTGATGCACTTGAAGACTGGAATTCCCGTCCCTAAGCCCTCCACTGATGATGGCCGTATGTGGTCTTTGTCCTTGTGCGACTAGGGCACTCGTGACTTTATGAACATAATGGTCCTCGCAGTCTTTGCTGAACCTTCTAGTCTCCTCATTTCAGCTCCGTCCCACCAACCCACCATACAGCCGCCCGAATAATGTCCATCACAACTTCCAGCTCCCTCTCATCCCTCGGCGCATAAATCATCACAAACCCCGGCGGCACACTCTTCgcccaccaccaccaacaccactGCCCCCCGCCGTCGTCCCACGCAA
The DNA window shown above is from Aspergillus fumigatus Af293 chromosome 1, whole genome shotgun sequence and carries:
- the arfA gene encoding putative ADP-ribosylation factor codes for the protein MGLTFSKLFDRLWGRKEMRILMVGLDAAGKTTILYKLKLGEIVTTIPTIGFNVETVEYKNIQFTVWDVGGQDKIRPLWRHYFQNTQGIIFVVDSNDRDRIVEAREELQRMLNEDELRDALLLVFANKQDLPNAMSPAEITQQLGLQSLTRRAWYIQSTCATTGDGLYEGLEWLADALRKSNNS
- a CDS encoding 60S ribosomal protein uL1, encoding MSKITVAGVRENVEQLLNYSQNEKKRNFLETVELQIGLKNYDPQRDKRFSGTIKLPTVPRPNMTICVLGDQHDLDRAKHHGIDAMSADDLKKLNKNKKLIKKLARKYDAFLASDTLIKQIPRLLGPGLSKAGKFPTPVSHSEDMANKVTEIKSTIKFQLKKVLCLGVAVGNVGMTKEELVANVMLAINYLVSLLKKGWQNVGSLVLKATMSPPKRLY